The genomic interval CCATTAGTCAGCCGGCAGAAACAAGTGTACAAGAGGATCGGGAAACAGACGATAATAATCCGGGCGAAACTGACAATGATCATAAAACAGCACAAACAACGGAGGAAAGATCCGGCGAAAAAACAAAAGAGCCTACCTCACAGTTTTCGGATTTGCTTAAAGAAACAGTACAGCGCACAACAAAATTTTTTACAAATCAACAAATGCATGTAACTGCGATTGGTGACTCATTAACACAAGGAGTCGGTGATGACGTTGTGGAAGGCGGCTATGTCGGTATTTTGGATAATAAAATCAATCAAAACCAGCAACTTGTCACGTTTGATAATTACGGTAAACGAGGCAACCGCTCAGACCAGCTCTTAAAGCGACTCGATAAATCGGAAATCCAACAATCGCTTGAAAAGGCGGACATGATCTTGATTACAATTGGTGCAAACGACATCATGCAAGTGTTAAAGCAAAATTTTACCAATCTAAAAATGAATGATTTCAACCAGCCCCAGCAAGCTTATGAATCCAGGCTTAAGAGAATTTTTAAAACAATAAAGGATCTTAATGATGATGCTGCTATTTACCTAATCGGCTTCTACAATCCATTCGGGCGTTATTTTCAGGATATTAAAGAGCTTGATACGATTGTAAGTAATTGGAACAATACAGGAAAAACAGTCACAGCGCAATTTGATCGCACGAATTTTATCCCAGTAGCGGATTTGTTTAACACAACAGATGTAGATTTATTTGCGGAGGATCATTTTCATCCTAATCACCGGGGCTACCAGTTGTTTGCCAGACGTGTGCTCAATTATATAACCGATCAATAGGAGGTGCAGGCGTTGTCAAAGCATAAAATAACAAAAAATGTATGGAAGCGGCTCTTTTACTCGCTAATTGGCGTGAATGTGCTTATCTTCGCGGGCATCGCGGCACTGCTATTTTGGCCTGTCCCTGAAACGGATACACCTGAACCCGCGAAGGAAGAGAAAAAGCCGGGGTCGGAGTTCGTCGTCCGCACAACGAAGCAGAATGTCAACGAGCTTGTCAATGCCTATATTGATAAACTGCTGGAAGGAAACAACCACGATTACCGTATAACATTGGATGATGATGTGAAATTGGTCGGGGAACTTCCTGTTTTTTCTTCATCTGTTCCAGTATCCATTTACCTTGAGCCGCTTGTGCAAGAAAATGGCGATGTTATTTTGAGACAAAAATCCATCTCCATCGGTCAGCTGCAACTCCCGAATAAGAAAATTATGGAATACTTAAAGAAGTATTTGCCGATGCCGAAATGGGTAACGGTGGACCCGGCTAATGAAGAAATCTATGTAGCTGTAACTGATATGCACATTAGAAGTAACTTCCGCGTCAGTGTACAACAATTTGACTTGGAAGCGAACAACCTCGCGTTTAAAATTAACGTTCCTTATGAATCGCTCGGAATTGAAATGGCTATCGAATGACCACTTATTTGGCACGGGGTAGCTAGAAGTCATACGAATTCCAACCGAATCGGATAGCTGATTCAACTTTTGCACTATCAATTGGATTGATGCGATGTTTACTGAGGGGTCTAATTCCCCCTAATCGTCTTCATACACTTGCTGCATGTTGGTGATCTGTTCTTTTACCCGCTCGGCAAGGTGATCCGGCGAAAGCACTTTGGCACGGTCGCCCCACGTCAATATCCAATTAACCAGCCCGTCAGACAGTTTAGCTTTCGTCGTCAGAACAAAGTGGTCATCATCCAGCTCCCGAATATCTGCGTCCAGTCCGAGCCGGTCCAGCACCACATTGACCAGGTCATTATGGAACCGGATTTTTATCCACATTTCCTCCCCGGCAAACATGTGAAAACTCTGATTAACATATTCCTGCAAGTTGAAATCTCGCTTCTTGAACTTCTCATCACTCACTTGAATGTTGCGAATTCGATCAAGCCGGTAGTGGCGGATTTCATCATTGTCCAGGAAAAGGCCAATTAAATAGTAATAATCATTTTGCCAAATGAGCGCATATGGCGCTACGTGATAGATCATGCCGTCTCGGTGGTATTCGAACTCCTTTTGTACGTTGAATTTTCCGTACTGATACGTCAGCACCCTCCCCTCCGAAATGGCACGGTGCACCCGATCGATATTCAGCTTAACTAGTTCGTAATCAATATTGGAGGATTGACTGAACAAAATCGGCTCCGGCAATGTTTTGGCAATCGACTCGCTCGTCATCTTCTTCACTTTTTGAATAAGCTTTTGCTTTTCGTTCGTTGTGATAAAGCGCGCTGACAAAACGGCATCAATGATCAGCCGCAACTGGTATGTTTCGAACAGCCGTGATTGATGACTGTAAAGAGTCTTACCGAATTTACCTGTATTCCGAACAATTTCAAAGCCCATATCGTCCAATGTTGCCAAGTCACGTTTGATCGTCCGTCTATCAAATTTAGCATCATCAGTCATTTCTCGCCGCAGCTTTTCAATCAGTCCATCAATACCCAATTCATGCCATTCGTCCGTTTCATTAAAAAGTATTTCCCGCAGTTGCAACAGGCGGTAATTGTTACCACGCTCCACGAAAAAGCCCCCTTACCAAAAAAACCTATACATCTACTGTAAGCTTCCTAGCATCTGTTAGCAAGTCTTGGTAATATCCAATCAGTAACCGGATAGTGATTTCATTTTTTCCTAGGAGATATTACTTCACCTGCCTCGTAAACAGCCAAGTATTGTTACCCGAAAGTTGACCTACATTTTTGTTCTGCTTTTTAAACCGTATACATTGACGAAACTGTATAAATCTCGTACGCTAATATGGAGTCTATTTTTTGGAGGACGTTTACGAATGATAACTGTTAATAATGTAAGTTTGCGATATGCGGATAAGAAACTGTTTGAGGATGTTAATCTGAAATTCACGCCAGGTAACTGTTATGGTGTCATCGGAGCGAATGGTGCCGGTAAATCCACCTTTTTGCGGGTTCTTTCCGGTGAGGAAGAGACGCAATCCGGTAATGTATCCATCACGCCAGGCGAACGGATGGCTGTATTAAAACAGGACCACTTCGCATTTGAAGACCACGATGTACTAGAAACAGTGCTAATGGGACATGAACGATTGTATGAAGTCAAACAGGAAAAAGACGCTATTTATATGAAAGCAGACTTTTCCGAAGAAGACGGCATGCGCGCTGCCGAACTTGAAGGTGAATTTGCCGAGATGAACGGCTGGGAAGCGGAATCCGATGCAGCCATGCTCTTGAAAGGACTTGGTATCGACGAGTCACTGCATACAGCCAAAATGGCGGAATTGCCAGAGGAACAGAAAGTAAAAGTCTTGCTCGCACAAGCGCTTTTCGGCAATCCGGATATTCTGCTTCTAGACGAACCGACGAACGGCCTTGACATTCATGCGATTCAGTGGCTGGAAGAGTTCCTGATTAACTTTGAAAACACGGTCATCGTCGTCTCACACGACCGCCACTTTTTAAATAATGTGTGTACCCATATTGCGGATATTGACTATGGAAAAATTGAAATTTATATCGGTAACTATGATTTCTGGTACGAATCCAGCCAGCTCGCTAAAAAGATGGCACAAGAAGAAAATAAGAAAAAGGAAGAAAAAATTAAAGACCTTAAAGCCTTTATCGAACGATTCAGTGCCAATAAATCCAAATCACGACAGGCAACATCACGGAAAAAGATGCTCGACAGCATTACGCTTGATGATATTAAACCATCGTCACGCAGGTATCCGTATATTGCCTTTACCCCAGAGCGGGAAATCGGTAACGACCTGCTGTTTGTCGAAGGGCTGACCAAAACCATCAACGGTCAAAAGGTGCTTGATAATGTCAGTTTCACGATCAATAAAGATGATAAAGTAGCGTTCATCGGTAAAAACGACATTGTCAACACGACGTTGTTTGAGATTTTAATGGGCAATATGGAACCAGATGCGGGCACGTACAAATGGGGCGTGACCACATCACAATCTTATTTCCCACGTGATAACTCCGACTACTTTGACGGAAGTGACCTGACCTTAGTTGACTGGCTGCGGCAGTATTCACCGGAAGACGGCACCGAAACATTCCTGCGCAGCTTCCTAGGCCGCATGTTGTTCTCAGGTGACCAGGCACTGAAAAAGGCAAGTGTCCTATCCGGCGGTGAACGTGTCCGCTGCATGCTGT from Lentibacillus cibarius carries:
- a CDS encoding SGNH/GDSL hydrolase family protein — its product is MNKKQVSIFLIILVLSLTGFLIWLQPDTTISQPAETSVQEDRETDDNNPGETDNDHKTAQTTEERSGEKTKEPTSQFSDLLKETVQRTTKFFTNQQMHVTAIGDSLTQGVGDDVVEGGYVGILDNKINQNQQLVTFDNYGKRGNRSDQLLKRLDKSEIQQSLEKADMILITIGANDIMQVLKQNFTNLKMNDFNQPQQAYESRLKRIFKTIKDLNDDAAIYLIGFYNPFGRYFQDIKELDTIVSNWNNTGKTVTAQFDRTNFIPVADLFNTTDVDLFAEDHFHPNHRGYQLFARRVLNYITDQ
- a CDS encoding YpmS family protein, which produces MSKHKITKNVWKRLFYSLIGVNVLIFAGIAALLFWPVPETDTPEPAKEEKKPGSEFVVRTTKQNVNELVNAYIDKLLEGNNHDYRITLDDDVKLVGELPVFSSSVPVSIYLEPLVQENGDVILRQKSISIGQLQLPNKKIMEYLKKYLPMPKWVTVDPANEEIYVAVTDMHIRSNFRVSVQQFDLEANNLAFKINVPYESLGIEMAIE
- a CDS encoding helix-turn-helix transcriptional regulator; translated protein: MERGNNYRLLQLREILFNETDEWHELGIDGLIEKLRREMTDDAKFDRRTIKRDLATLDDMGFEIVRNTGKFGKTLYSHQSRLFETYQLRLIIDAVLSARFITTNEKQKLIQKVKKMTSESIAKTLPEPILFSQSSNIDYELVKLNIDRVHRAISEGRVLTYQYGKFNVQKEFEYHRDGMIYHVAPYALIWQNDYYYLIGLFLDNDEIRHYRLDRIRNIQVSDEKFKKRDFNLQEYVNQSFHMFAGEEMWIKIRFHNDLVNVVLDRLGLDADIRELDDDHFVLTTKAKLSDGLVNWILTWGDRAKVLSPDHLAERVKEQITNMQQVYEDD
- a CDS encoding ABC-F family ATP-binding cassette domain-containing protein, giving the protein MITVNNVSLRYADKKLFEDVNLKFTPGNCYGVIGANGAGKSTFLRVLSGEEETQSGNVSITPGERMAVLKQDHFAFEDHDVLETVLMGHERLYEVKQEKDAIYMKADFSEEDGMRAAELEGEFAEMNGWEAESDAAMLLKGLGIDESLHTAKMAELPEEQKVKVLLAQALFGNPDILLLDEPTNGLDIHAIQWLEEFLINFENTVIVVSHDRHFLNNVCTHIADIDYGKIEIYIGNYDFWYESSQLAKKMAQEENKKKEEKIKDLKAFIERFSANKSKSRQATSRKKMLDSITLDDIKPSSRRYPYIAFTPEREIGNDLLFVEGLTKTINGQKVLDNVSFTINKDDKVAFIGKNDIVNTTLFEILMGNMEPDAGTYKWGVTTSQSYFPRDNSDYFDGSDLTLVDWLRQYSPEDGTETFLRSFLGRMLFSGDQALKKASVLSGGERVRCMLSKMMLSNANVLILDEPTNHLDLESITSLNNGLKKFKGSILFTSHDHEFIQTIANRLIEITPNGIVDKEMTYDEYIADKELQKKVEEMYTE